The Candidatus Schekmanbacteria bacterium genome includes the window ATATTATGTAGTTAGTGCTAAATTTCTTGACCTTTGAAGTGCAGTTTTAAATTGTTTTATTGATAAGTAAAGAGCGTTAAAAGACCAATTTGCAGAATAAAAAAGAAATCATTAAAGCGCAGGGAATAAAGAAATCCTATAGATTGGGAGGAAATACTGTAGAGGTTTTGAGAGATGTAAATTTTGATTTAAATGAATCAGAAGTTGTCAGCATAGTTGGTGCATCAGGGACAGGTAAAAGCACTTTACTGCACATTTTGGGTTTGCTCGATAATTGTGATAGCGGAAGCATCTATTATGATGGCAGGAATATAGATAATTTAACTGACGAAGAAAAGGCAGAATTTAGGAATAAGAATATTGGATTCGTTTTTCAGTTTCATCATCTTCTAATGGAATTTACCAGTCTCGAGAATGTAATGATACCTCTTTTAATAAGCGGAATTGATAGAAAAGAAGCACAAGCAAGGGCTGCATCGGTTCTTGCCGATGTTGGATTGGAAGGGAGAATGAAACACCGCCCCTCTGAGCTTTCAGGCGGTG containing:
- a CDS encoding ABC transporter ATP-binding protein encodes the protein MQNKKEIIKAQGIKKSYRLGGNTVEVLRDVNFDLNESEVVSIVGASGTGKSTLLHILGLLDNCDSGSIYYDGRNIDNLTDEEKAEFRNKNIGFVFQFHHLLMEFTSLENVMIPLLISGIDRKEAQARAASVLADVGLEGRMKHRPSELSGGEQQRVAIARALVMHPRVVLADEPTGNLDSQTGESVFELLKDLNKRKNESFVIATHNLELAKRSDKVFRLEKGILTEIDF